A segment of the Xenopus tropicalis strain Nigerian chromosome 6, UCB_Xtro_10.0, whole genome shotgun sequence genome:
agttgggatcaagtacaggtactgttttattattacagagaaaaagaaaatcagttttaaagttctgaattatttgattaaaatggagtctacgggatacaggctttctgtaatttagagctttctggataatgggtttccggataagggatcccatacctgtatacgcaAAATATACGTATCGTAACAAGCACCATCTTTATAAGACACTGTCAccaaaatataaagaataaagtataagaaaatgaaaaagaaatattaaaatagAACATGTTTAATTTCATATTACCTCTTTGATTGTGTTATAGACATTATTTCCCTGTGGTACAAAAATGCACATTGTTCCTTACAATTAACCTCCTGCTCGTGTTTTCTTTTCCTTGAAATGGTGCCGGTGCCCACGCACAGCCTGGCGAGAGCCCCCATGTTACTGAGCTTGGCTGTGACATAAAGCAGACGCCCTGGCACAATAATAGAGCGTTGTTCAATGTGACAGTCTTGGCCGTGGGACCGTGTGGGGGGGACCCTACCCAGGAATCACACGGCTCCGCTCACCGTGCCAGTTCTTGGCTTGGGAAAGCACTAGGAACCTGTTCACAGGGAAGCCTTTCCTGTTGTGATCGATTTGCTTTCCTTTTATTGCATATCTCACAATGCTTCCTGTTTCCACTATTATTCCAAAAATTATCtcctttttctcatttttttttcttcctttcaaAGACTTGTTGTTTGAAAAAGACCAGAATTAGGTTTTTGTCTCAATGTTCTTTTCTGCCTACAGAAGTAAATTAGTGCTGGATAGATAGCTTGGTAGATAAGCTTCCACTTGCTTGCGCTATATATATCATTTGTCATTTATTTCCAATTTATTCTTTCTAATTGCCTCACCAACAATtatttttagtagggatgcaccaaacccactttttggggcacatttactaacccacgaacgggtcgaaatgagtccgattgcgtttttttcgtaatgatcggtattttgcgattttttcatattttttgcgattttttcggcttctttacgaattttccgttaccaatacgatttttgcgtaaaaacgcgagtttttcgtagccattacgaaagttgcgtaaaatctagcgatttttcgtagcgttaaaacttgcgcaaaaagttgcgctttttttcgtagcgttaaaacttacgcaaaactttgcaccatttaagttttaacgctacgaaaaaggcgcaacttttcgcgtaagttttaacgctacgaaaaaagtcgcaaaatattcgttttcaagtcggaacttttccaattcgggtcggattcgtgggttagtaaatcagcccctttgggttcagccgaacccccaaacccaccctgatggattttaccgaatcctgaaccgaatctaaattctaattagcagtttggaaggggttaaaaattgcccctgaccatttaaccctttctagatgctaatttatgctacttaggatttggatttggttcggccgaaactgaatccttcaaaaaaagcctggatttggcccgaataccaaaccgaatccgtgattcggtgcatccctaatttttaggCTACAGTCACTTGCCTGAGCGAATAGTTTTCTGCGCAGGTATTtggggtccattatctggaaacctattaacCAGAAAAGTGCCAATGTTAAagcaatctttattttataataactCCTCCTTTCTCTTCTAATAAAAATACAGTTGTGCACTTGAGTTTAGTTCTTCACAGATTCACAGTAAagccaaaacaataatatttttttttatctcagttTCTCAGTAGATTTTTGGCACAGGGTTCCCAAGCATTTTTTATATTAGATGCCATATGTGTATAGAATTTTGCTACACTTTACTTCATATTAAAAAACCCCTATAACAGAATACATTGCTTTATGTCTTCAGTCTTTACTTTATTGGTAAAAATTGACTCCAGTTTTCCACTTAAGGACAGTCCAGTGAAAAGTATTCAGAGCAATGTTTTCAATATTCCAAAAGCCATAAGAAAGGGAAAAAACTAAAAGATTAGACAAGATGGGTCCATCATAACTGTATTTTTGTATCTTTTCTATATAGACATCTATGTACTTTATGTAAAAACTATGTAccttcatgtaaaaaaaattcagtgaacCCCTAATTGTCCCATTACACAGGTCTCTCAATTGGCGATGTTCCGGACAGACAGCCCATCGGAATAGTCCTGACAGTTCTGGGTGTTGTGGTGTTAGACTTTTGCGCTGATGCGACAGAAGGACCCATCCGCGCTTACCTACTTGACGTGGCCGACAATGAGGAACAGGACATGGCACTTAATATCCACGCCTTCTCCGCCGGTATGTAGACATTCTACGTTACCCCGTGTGACCCATCTGCTTCTGTAAGCTACAACGTTCAGTAGAAGGGCCACTGGATAAGCATTTATCTTGTAATAATTTTCCAGGGCAAATTGGTAAATGTTGTAAAAGGGCCATTGCACCATAATCTCCTCATACAGGCCTTCTACTGTGTTTATAAAATGAATTAGAAGTTATGGCTCAAGGGCAATGGCAAACAGGGCATTTTAACCCCCATGCAAAATGACCTCCTCCGCTTTGTAGACTATGGGAATTGTCATCTTTTAAACAGTCCAATCATGTAATTGTGCAATATTTCTGTTGACACTTTGCTTTTCCCCTAGGCCTCGGTGGAGCTATTGGCTATATGCTTGGTGGACTGGACTGGACTCAGACTTTCCTTGGGAGTCTGTTTAAATCTCAAGAACAAGTGTTGTTCTTCTTTGCTGCCATTATTTTTTCGGTGTCCGTTGTGCTTCACCTTTTCAGCATCGAAGAAGAACAGTACAGCCCTCAGCAGGACCGTCTTGAAGATGAAGGGGACACCTTATCCAGCGTCAAGATGAGCAGCACCATTGCGCCCATGTCCCGATTAAATGTTATCAATGAGGACGAGGCCTACTCAACGTTCCCCGATGAAGTGCAGTCAGAGCACGACCTCAGCCTGGACTTCCTTGAGGTGGACATAGTAAGGAGTAAAAGCGACTCTGTCTTGCACGTGCCTGACGCAACTTTAGACTACGAATCAGAGCTGCTCTTTTTAAGTGATATTGAGCCTTCAATTTTTCAAGACTGTTCGTATCCAAACACCCCGCGCAGCAACAGCCAGGAACTAATGAAATCCAAATTCAACAGACTCTCCGCGTTCCTCAGGGAGAACGAGAAGGAAGAGGAAATGTTGCTTGATAATCACATTAACGAAGCCAAAGTTCCCAACGGCAGTGATTACTTACCAAAAGACAACCTGAATGGACACACAGCAATCGGCATGAAGCAATCTTGTACAGCCAACTCCATGCGCCGGAGGAGGCACATGTTCTATCGGCAGCCGTCTTATACTTTCTCATACTACGGCAAAGTTGGTTCCCACCGGTATCGATTCAGAAGGGCGAACGCCATCTTGTTGATAAAGTCGTCACGCAGCATGAATGACATTTATGATATTCAGAAGAAGCAACGGCAGAGACAGAGGCACAGAAACCAGAGTGGCGCCACCAACTCCAGTGGAGACACAGAGAGTGAGGAAGGGGAGACTGAAACCACCGTCAGGCTCCTCTGGTTGTCCATGCTGAAGATGCCCAAGGAACTCATGAGGCTGTGCGTTTGCCATCTGCTGACTTGGTTTTCAATCATCGCCGAAGCTGTATTCTACACCGATTTCATGGGACAGGTCATTTTTGAAGGTGACCCACAGGTAAAGTCATCAACATACCGAGTGCCTTGGTCTTCTCATGTATGGACCCTGCCCAACCATGTTTGTGTTTGTTTCTGCAGGCTCTGTTCAATTCAACAGAATTACATAACTACAATGCCGGTGTTCAGATGGGATGCTGGGGATTAGTGATTTATGCTGCTACTGCTGCTGTTTGCTCAGGTACTTCTTTATCCAATGTGTTGTTCTTTAACCTTTTCCATATATGTTAGTTACTGCTAAACATGTGACATTAAACTGTATTGTAACCTAATCCGCAGGGATGGACTGGGCTGCTTTTGTACCAGGGTTCCCTCCTGTTGaaccccagctctagtgggccccagccaaTGACAATTTCCATCAGTCCTTTCTTATTTCCAATGATTGGTCTAGATGGCGCCTATTACACTTAGCAGTGGCTACATCTAATTGTTGTGAGAGTGACCCCATTAGATCAGGGTTGTATTTATAATAggacctgtgcctagggtggcactttTTGGGGGGCagcctttgggtgcctatattcttttttttatttaaaaaacaattcccACAGCCTACACCATAGGAAATCCGGCAATggagctgggggtgaggggggtaggGGCGTATTaaggtccggtgcctagggcagaactagacctaaatacacccctgggtGCCCACTCCGACGCTGCTGATCCCAAGCTGTGATTTTCTTCATAGTAGGAAGGCCAGTTGACTTTTTCTCTGAAATTCATTTTGAATAAATGAAGAAAATTTAGCTCCTAGAGCTGATATAAGGATAATATGATGTTGTAATCTCTTTGAAGTGATAGTTACATGTTTCTAATGTGTCCCAATACATAGGGCATTGTTTGTCCTCAGCCCAGCGGTGATTCCATCCCCTGAGCCTCCTGCCATGCCCCCCTCGCCCCCAGAGCTTACCTTTCCTACGGCAGAGAGGTTTCAAAACCTGGAAATTCAGCTCGTAAATTTACCAGGAGTTGCTTTTGCCACCCCTGATAACTAAATTAGGTGAATTTTTCACCACATGACAGCAGCGCCCCTGCCTCAGCCCATCAGACTTTGATCTGTGCAGCTTCTATGAGAATGGAGACCACCACCAGTTAATTTCAGGGGTCTGTGGGGAGGCAGGGGGTATGGAGGCCAATAGGGAGGCACTCAGAGATCTTATTAAAGGGATAGTAGCATGTTCTAAgctagcttagttatcatcacaGACAAGATACTGTTTAAGTATTACAGAAAGATAATAAATCTGTCAGAAATTGTGTTGACTGCCATGTATtgaagctttctgggtaacatttttccacataatagatcccatacctgtatgttagaTTAACCGAGAGAAACAAACATTCTCATTAGGAAACAGATGTAGAGTAGAAAGTATAATGCAATCTTTAAGGATTTACTTTGGTCCGTTGCAACTTCTGTTCCGTACTGAGTTACTGTTAGTGATACCCATTAGAACCAGACCCATTAGAACCAGACCTCTGTGCCTGTACTCagaataaatgtaattgctaatgcCTTCTGCCGTCAGACACCGATCTGCAGTCTTTGGAAATGTGCGTTTAATTAGCGGAGCGAATATCAATGAAAACTTTGTTATGTCCCAAACACTGGCGCAGAATACGTGAAACGAGCGTATCATGTGGCCCACTAATTAAATAGAAAGGGCATCGCCCGCTCGGAGATAAGCCTTAGCAGATGTGCAGCCTTTCGCTTTCTTGATTCTCGATGGTGAATAAATACCATGTCTGCGCCGCCGAGCCAGTCAAGACGTTTTGAGGCCTGAAACTGATTTTCCCGGCAATATAACAAAATATTCTTATATAACTCAGTGGTGCCTGTTACACGGCCTAGTGTGGGATTACTGATGATAATCAGAGGAGAAGTGGGCAGAATGGGTTATTGTAATTAAACCGGCATTCCATTGTGCAGATGATAAAATAATCTAGTAATTAGCTAATTTGcgtccattttttattattgtttatactGAAGGAAGTTCATTCCAGTTCCAGTCCAGTTCTGTGGGTAGAACTGGCTTGTGGGAGAGGCATTCCTTTACATTGTTGTGTCTCTTCAGCTTTGTTACAGAAATACCTGGATAATTATGACTTGAGCATCAAGGTGATCTACATTCTGGGAACCCTGGGATTTTCTATTGGTACTGCAGTCATGTCCATCTTTCCTAATGTCTACGTCTCCATGATCATGATTAGCACCATGGGAATTGTGTCCATGAGTATCTCCTACTGCCCTTATGCGCTCCTTGGCCAGTACCATGAAATTAAAGAGGTGAGTAGGAAGA
Coding sequences within it:
- the slc45a4 gene encoding solute carrier family 45 member 4, which codes for MKMAPQNADSESMQVQELPLTKLKKEETKENESRDETISESSIDRIPVRLWVMHGAVMFGREFCYAMETALVTPVLLQIGLPEQYYSLTWFLSPILGLIFTPLIGSASDRCTLRWGRRRPFILALCVGVLLGVALFLNGSVIGLSIGDVPDRQPIGIVLTVLGVVVLDFCADATEGPIRAYLLDVADNEEQDMALNIHAFSAGLGGAIGYMLGGLDWTQTFLGSLFKSQEQVLFFFAAIIFSVSVVLHLFSIEEEQYSPQQDRLEDEGDTLSSVKMSSTIAPMSRLNVINEDEAYSTFPDEVQSEHDLSLDFLEVDIVRSKSDSVLHVPDATLDYESELLFLSDIEPSIFQDCSYPNTPRSNSQELMKSKFNRLSAFLRENEKEEEMLLDNHINEAKVPNGSDYLPKDNLNGHTAIGMKQSCTANSMRRRRHMFYRQPSYTFSYYGKVGSHRYRFRRANAILLIKSSRSMNDIYDIQKKQRQRQRHRNQSGATNSSGDTESEEGETETTVRLLWLSMLKMPKELMRLCVCHLLTWFSIIAEAVFYTDFMGQVIFEGDPQALFNSTELHNYNAGVQMGCWGLVIYAATAAVCSALLQKYLDNYDLSIKVIYILGTLGFSIGTAVMSIFPNVYVSMIMISTMGIVSMSISYCPYALLGQYHEIKEYIHHSPGNSKRGFGIDCAILSCQVYISQILVASALGGVVDAVGTVRVIPLVASVGSFLGFLTAAFLVIYPEVPDESKDDQKKQNPPATPVTNGVDPEKPPVLKLTHKVTTASKGVESESAV